Proteins from one Polynucleobacter wuianus genomic window:
- the dsbD gene encoding protein-disulfide reductase DsbD, protein MKIQSFLKAVITALVLFSAQVFASTDFLPPEKAFRVEATWLENSNQVELEFLPAKGYYLYQESLQFEVGSEAGKLYKIRPKLPLGVEKFDETFQKKLQVYKQPFLVLLDVKPVAGKPIHIEASLQGCAEAGICYPPMTMKFLLAAPGVKAAPIPEVFEGAQTQQNTDAEFSLTDLWRERDDVNAIGRFLQNTSTAYLFLAFFVLGLALAFTPCVLPMLPILSSVIFGTQDGKAVSKGRASVLALAYVLGMALVYALAGVLMAALGGSVQRALQSPFALAAFALLLLGLSGSLFGLYDLRLPQSWHHHIDRLAGRQKGGSIVGAFALGGISTLVASPCITAPLAGVLAFIAQTGSMSLGAGLLFVMALGMGLPLLFIAIEARILIPSTGIWMVYLQRTLGVLLVATAAWIASPLIQKNEAAGSAKIINGQSIRQVGNLSFVVIHSPADLDVQLNKAKQVQKLVLLDFYADWCISCKEMEVNTFANPEVSMELQPFVLLQADVTANSPENQALLQRFGLFGPPGILIFNQNSEEQKEKRVIGYMPPQRFSERLRKVKQAN, encoded by the coding sequence ATGAAAATTCAATCTTTTCTGAAAGCAGTTATCACAGCACTTGTGTTGTTCTCAGCACAGGTTTTTGCGTCAACTGATTTCTTGCCCCCAGAAAAAGCCTTTCGAGTAGAGGCTACTTGGTTAGAAAACTCAAATCAGGTTGAGCTTGAATTCTTGCCTGCTAAAGGCTATTACCTCTATCAAGAATCGTTGCAATTTGAGGTAGGCTCAGAAGCTGGGAAGCTATATAAAATAAGGCCAAAACTGCCATTAGGCGTTGAAAAGTTTGATGAAACTTTTCAGAAAAAACTGCAAGTTTATAAGCAACCATTCTTGGTGTTGCTTGATGTCAAGCCTGTAGCGGGCAAGCCAATTCATATTGAAGCAAGTCTTCAAGGTTGCGCAGAAGCAGGCATTTGTTATCCACCAATGACCATGAAATTTTTATTGGCCGCACCTGGTGTTAAGGCTGCACCAATTCCTGAAGTTTTTGAAGGTGCGCAAACTCAACAAAATACTGATGCTGAATTTAGCTTGACTGATTTATGGCGTGAGCGTGATGACGTGAATGCAATCGGTCGCTTCTTGCAAAACACTTCTACCGCATACTTATTTCTTGCATTCTTTGTCTTGGGTTTGGCTTTGGCCTTTACGCCTTGCGTTTTGCCAATGCTCCCAATTCTTTCAAGCGTAATTTTCGGCACCCAAGATGGCAAGGCAGTATCTAAGGGGCGTGCGAGCGTATTGGCATTGGCCTATGTCTTAGGAATGGCCTTGGTCTATGCCTTGGCTGGAGTGCTGATGGCTGCCCTTGGGGGTAGCGTTCAAAGAGCTCTGCAGAGCCCATTTGCTCTAGCTGCCTTTGCACTTCTGCTTTTAGGCTTATCTGGCAGCTTATTTGGCTTATATGACCTCAGATTGCCACAATCATGGCACCACCATATTGATCGATTAGCTGGGCGCCAAAAGGGCGGCAGTATCGTCGGAGCTTTCGCTCTAGGTGGAATCTCCACCTTAGTTGCCAGTCCCTGTATTACCGCCCCATTAGCTGGTGTGTTGGCTTTTATTGCTCAAACCGGCTCCATGAGCTTAGGCGCAGGACTGCTTTTTGTGATGGCCTTAGGAATGGGCTTACCACTTCTCTTTATTGCAATTGAGGCACGTATTTTGATCCCATCCACAGGTATTTGGATGGTGTATTTGCAGCGTACTCTGGGTGTTTTATTAGTGGCCACAGCAGCCTGGATCGCCTCCCCACTGATTCAAAAAAATGAAGCAGCTGGGTCAGCAAAAATTATTAACGGTCAAAGCATTCGTCAAGTTGGAAATTTATCTTTTGTGGTGATTCATTCGCCAGCAGATTTAGATGTGCAACTGAATAAAGCCAAACAAGTACAGAAATTGGTCCTGCTCGATTTTTATGCTGACTGGTGTATCAGCTGCAAAGAAATGGAAGTGAATACCTTTGCTAATCCAGAGGTCAGCATGGAACTTCAGCCCTTTGTTTTGTTACAGGCCGACGTGACTGCCAATAGTCCTGAGAATCAGGCGCTACTACAGCGCTTTGGTTTATTTGGTCCCCCCGGTATTTTGATCTTTAATCAAAATTCTGAAGAGCAAAAAGAGAAACGTGTGATTGGCTATATGCCGCCACAGCGTTTTTCTGAGCGCTTAAGAAAAGTAAAACAAGCTAACTAA
- the hemB gene encoding porphobilinogen synthase → MKMKSPANSLLNFPGHRPRRMRRDDWSRRLMQENSVSANDLIYPVFLLEGQGKSEAVASMPGVNRLSLDLLIPVAQECVDLGIPVLALFPVIEASLKTPDGKEAFNPNGLIPTAVRELKTRFPNLGIMTDVALDPYTSHGQDGVLDEQGRILNDETTAILVKQAITQAEAGVDIVAPSDMMDGRIGKIREALEQKNLIHTRIMAYSAKYASAFYGPFRDAVGSAKNLGKADKKTYQMDCANGDEALREVALDISEGADMVMVKPGMPYLDIVRRVREKFDYPIYAYQVSGEYAMLKAAAQNGWLDHDAVMMESLLAFKRAGADGVLTYFALEAARLLKATK, encoded by the coding sequence ATGAAGATGAAATCACCAGCTAACTCTTTGCTTAACTTCCCAGGGCATCGCCCTCGTCGCATGCGTCGTGATGATTGGTCACGCCGTCTTATGCAAGAAAATTCTGTTTCTGCAAATGATTTGATCTACCCCGTCTTCTTACTTGAAGGCCAAGGCAAATCTGAAGCAGTAGCCTCTATGCCTGGTGTGAATAGGCTTTCATTAGACTTACTCATACCAGTTGCACAGGAGTGCGTTGACCTTGGTATTCCAGTATTGGCATTATTTCCAGTAATCGAGGCATCGTTAAAAACGCCTGATGGTAAAGAAGCTTTTAATCCAAATGGTCTTATTCCCACGGCTGTTCGCGAGCTGAAAACACGTTTTCCCAATTTAGGCATCATGACTGATGTTGCGCTTGATCCCTATACAAGCCATGGCCAAGATGGTGTACTCGATGAGCAAGGTCGCATTCTCAACGATGAAACAACTGCGATCTTGGTAAAGCAAGCAATTACGCAAGCGGAGGCAGGTGTCGATATCGTTGCACCATCAGACATGATGGATGGTCGCATCGGAAAAATTCGTGAAGCGCTTGAGCAAAAGAATTTAATTCATACCCGTATCATGGCGTACTCAGCCAAATATGCATCTGCTTTTTATGGCCCGTTTAGAGATGCAGTAGGCTCTGCAAAGAACCTAGGTAAAGCCGATAAAAAAACCTATCAAATGGACTGCGCCAATGGGGACGAGGCTTTGCGGGAGGTTGCTCTCGATATTAGCGAAGGTGCAGACATGGTGATGGTCAAACCAGGCATGCCCTATTTAGATATCGTACGCCGCGTTAGAGAAAAATTTGATTACCCTATTTACGCATATCAAGTGAGCGGGGAGTATGCGATGCTTAAAGCTGCAGCACAAAATGGTTGGCTCGATCACGATGCCGTCATGATGGAGTCTTTACTGGCTTTTAAACGTGCGGGTGCGGATGGTGTGCTGACTTATTTTGCTCTAGAGGCAGCGCGCTTACTTAAAGCAACAAAGTAA
- the yihA gene encoding ribosome biogenesis GTP-binding protein YihA/YsxC, with protein sequence MSKLFQARFATTVNDTHYLPTTALREVAFAGRSNAGKSSAINVLCNQKRLAFASKTPGRTQHINYFGLFSKDDLLAYLVDLPGYGYAAVNHETKYHWNTLLSDYLQEREQLVGMVLIVDARRGITDLDEQMIQWFVPTGKPIHILLSKCDKLNKSECKHALEAVRKQLQQYDPALPDGMGESKQLTAQLFSSTKRIGLEEADNLVIKWLFESETHEDEITS encoded by the coding sequence ATGTCTAAACTCTTTCAAGCCCGATTCGCCACCACAGTCAATGACACCCATTACCTGCCTACCACGGCCCTACGTGAGGTGGCCTTTGCAGGTCGCTCAAATGCGGGCAAATCGAGCGCCATTAATGTCCTTTGCAACCAAAAAAGGCTTGCTTTTGCCAGCAAGACCCCTGGGCGCACCCAACACATCAACTATTTTGGTCTTTTCTCAAAAGACGATCTTTTGGCCTATTTAGTGGACTTACCAGGCTACGGCTATGCCGCCGTGAACCACGAGACTAAATACCACTGGAACACCCTTCTAAGCGACTATTTGCAGGAACGAGAACAACTGGTGGGCATGGTGCTGATTGTGGATGCCAGACGCGGTATTACTGATTTAGATGAACAAATGATTCAGTGGTTTGTGCCAACAGGTAAGCCAATTCACATTCTGCTGAGTAAGTGCGACAAACTCAATAAAAGCGAGTGCAAACATGCTTTAGAGGCGGTTCGCAAACAACTTCAACAATACGACCCTGCGCTTCCTGACGGTATGGGTGAATCAAAACAACTTACGGCACAATTATTCTCAAGCACCAAACGTATTGGACTTGAAGAGGCAGATAATTTAGTTATTAAATGGCTATTTGAATCAGAAACTCATGAAGATGAAATCACCAGCTAA
- a CDS encoding c-type cytochrome, whose protein sequence is MRQTSQISKFTSLRAGFAALSIFALIGVSGVAIASDAAPMAPAAEAKAAVPGKPKVDLAAGEALYSNGDASRGITACLTCHGPKGQSATGTWPKLSAQHAAYTTKQLKNFKEGSRANPVMMGMAANLTEQDMQNISAFLSRQPISQGLAQNKDTIELGQSIYRGGIAAKGVPACAACHSPTGAGIPAQYPLVGGQWAEYTNAQLLAFREGVRKNSSQMTTIATKLSDNEMKAVADYMAGLH, encoded by the coding sequence ATGCGTCAAACCTCCCAAATCTCCAAATTCACTAGCTTGCGTGCTGGTTTTGCAGCCCTCTCCATTTTCGCCTTGATTGGTGTTTCTGGGGTGGCAATTGCATCCGATGCTGCTCCTATGGCTCCAGCTGCTGAAGCGAAAGCTGCCGTACCAGGAAAGCCAAAGGTTGATCTTGCTGCTGGCGAAGCTTTGTATTCGAATGGTGATGCTAGCCGTGGCATAACAGCCTGCTTAACTTGCCATGGTCCTAAAGGTCAAAGTGCAACAGGTACATGGCCTAAGTTATCAGCTCAACATGCTGCCTACACAACTAAACAATTGAAAAACTTTAAAGAAGGTAGCCGTGCAAATCCAGTCATGATGGGTATGGCTGCAAACTTAACAGAGCAAGATATGCAAAACATTTCTGCATTCTTGTCTAGGCAGCCGATTTCACAAGGCCTTGCGCAAAACAAAGACACCATTGAATTAGGTCAAAGCATTTATCGTGGTGGCATTGCGGCAAAAGGTGTTCCTGCTTGTGCTGCATGTCATAGCCCAACTGGCGCTGGTATCCCGGCTCAGTATCCACTCGTCGGCGGACAGTGGGCTGAGTACACTAATGCTCAATTGCTTGCATTCCGTGAAGGCGTTCGTAAGAACAGCAGCCAGATGACCACAATCGCTACTAAGCTTTCTGATAATGAAATGAAAGCAGTTGCTGATTACATGGCTGGTTTGCACTAA
- the lysA gene encoding diaminopimelate decarboxylase, producing the protein MTSKAIPLPKLSGFTERDGNWFAEEIPLADLAKEFGTPLYVYSKKALTEAYQAYDKACVDTKGARRARVHYAMKANSNLAVIDYFKQLGAGFDLVSGGELARALAIGSDPKSLVFAGVGKSASEIATALKAGVKCINVESIAELHKINRVATELNLRAPISLRVNPDVDAQTHPYISTGLKGNKFGIAYHEVLKTYREASQLSQIDVVGIDCHIGSQITTTAPYLDALDKVLDLVEHLKKEGIVIHHLDLGGGLGISYGDETPPDITEFTNTLLNHVAERGFAHLDVVLEPGRSLVGNAGVLLTTVEYLKPGAEKNFCIVDAAMTELMRPALYEAHHGIVPARTKEAKGLTYDVVGPVCESGDWLGRDRSLVVEEGDLLAILSAGAYGFVMASNYNTRPKPAEIMVDGKNAYVIRSRENTADLFANESVLPK; encoded by the coding sequence ATGACAAGCAAAGCAATTCCTCTTCCAAAGTTATCTGGGTTTACTGAGCGTGACGGCAATTGGTTTGCCGAAGAAATTCCACTGGCAGATTTAGCAAAAGAATTTGGTACGCCACTCTACGTTTACAGCAAAAAAGCATTGACTGAGGCTTACCAAGCCTATGACAAAGCCTGCGTGGATACAAAAGGCGCTCGTCGCGCCCGCGTTCATTACGCCATGAAAGCTAACAGCAATTTAGCAGTGATTGATTACTTTAAACAACTCGGTGCAGGCTTTGATTTGGTAAGTGGTGGTGAACTGGCTCGTGCATTAGCAATTGGTTCAGACCCAAAGAGCCTAGTATTTGCAGGTGTTGGCAAGTCAGCCTCTGAAATTGCGACTGCGCTTAAAGCAGGCGTCAAATGCATCAATGTGGAATCCATTGCAGAGCTACACAAAATAAATCGCGTTGCCACCGAACTTAATCTGCGCGCACCCATCTCTTTAAGAGTCAATCCTGATGTCGATGCACAAACGCATCCTTATATTTCTACAGGCTTAAAGGGAAATAAGTTTGGTATTGCCTATCACGAAGTTTTAAAGACTTATCGCGAAGCATCACAACTTTCTCAAATTGATGTAGTTGGCATTGATTGTCATATTGGCTCTCAAATCACGACGACTGCACCCTACTTAGATGCCCTTGATAAAGTTTTAGATTTGGTAGAGCACCTCAAAAAAGAAGGTATCGTCATTCACCATCTGGACCTGGGTGGAGGTCTGGGAATCTCTTACGGCGATGAAACTCCGCCCGACATTACAGAGTTCACTAATACACTTTTAAACCATGTAGCAGAGCGTGGTTTTGCTCATTTAGACGTGGTGCTGGAGCCCGGAAGATCCTTGGTGGGCAATGCTGGCGTACTTCTGACCACAGTTGAATACCTCAAGCCAGGCGCCGAAAAGAATTTCTGCATCGTAGATGCGGCAATGACTGAACTGATGCGCCCTGCTCTATATGAAGCGCATCACGGCATCGTTCCAGCACGTACTAAAGAAGCGAAGGGTCTGACTTATGATGTCGTTGGCCCTGTTTGTGAATCAGGTGACTGGCTTGGTAGAGATCGAAGTCTTGTTGTTGAAGAAGGCGATCTTCTGGCTATTCTTTCTGCAGGCGCTTATGGTTTTGTGATGGCATCAAACTACAACACACGCCCAAAACCAGCAGAGATTATGGTTGATGGCAAAAATGCTTATGTCATACGTTCACGTGAGAACACTGCTGATTTATTCGCAAATGAAAGTGTTTTACCAAAATAA
- the lptM gene encoding LPS translocon maturation chaperone LptM: protein MIAILNRALGISLLISLVGCGVRGPLYMPNVPPAPTAPTEPETKGTLYPSPTSTTPSSSVK from the coding sequence ATGATAGCGATTCTTAATAGAGCCCTCGGTATTAGCCTCCTAATATCCCTTGTTGGATGTGGGGTTAGGGGGCCTCTATATATGCCAAATGTGCCACCCGCCCCTACGGCTCCTACAGAACCAGAGACTAAAGGTACGCTCTATCCGTCACCCACTAGCACCACCCCCTCTTCTTCGGTTAAGTAA
- the cyaY gene encoding iron donor protein CyaY, whose protein sequence is MSLKRMVEYSMQGSDMNPNNSGVETIDDKQFYQLGSNLLQSIEVALEAADDQLDLDLDVERQGGNVINIHFRDKSVIVVNTQPPLHEIWVAAKSGGYHYRWAGTMAKPLWLDTKTGKELLSDLSEFASAQAGQPVKIQLIKA, encoded by the coding sequence ATGTCTCTAAAACGAATGGTTGAATATAGCATGCAGGGCTCGGATATGAATCCAAATAATTCAGGTGTTGAAACCATTGATGACAAGCAGTTTTACCAATTGGGTAGCAATTTACTGCAGTCAATTGAGGTTGCATTAGAAGCCGCTGACGACCAGTTGGATCTGGATTTAGATGTCGAGCGTCAGGGTGGTAATGTTATCAATATTCACTTTCGGGATAAAAGTGTGATTGTGGTCAATACCCAGCCACCTTTACATGAAATATGGGTGGCGGCTAAATCCGGCGGATATCACTATCGCTGGGCTGGGACTATGGCCAAACCTTTGTGGCTCGATACCAAGACTGGTAAGGAGCTGTTAAGTGATTTATCAGAATTCGCTAGTGCCCAAGCAGGGCAACCGGTCAAGATTCAGCTGATCAAAGCTTAA
- the aroB gene encoding 3-dehydroquinate synthase, whose product MKTLEVDLGNRSYPIHIGTDLIDQPALFNACEKSTSIYIVTNTTVAPLYAQRLTKTLETFGKPVRTIVLPDGESYKDWKNLQLIFDDLLKFGADRQTMLVALGGGVIGDMTGFAAASFMRGIRFIQVPTTLLAQVDSSVGGKTGINHPLGKNMIGAFHQPAAVIADLNTLKTLPPRELSAGLAEVVKHGAIADEQFLDWIEANSKTLLACDTDAMGHAVLRSCEIKSAVVSADEREGGIRATLNFGHTFGHAIEAGMGYGEWLHGEAVGCGMVLGADLSCRLNFISKAEVERLTKIIQSMNLPITPPKFGAERYMELMQVDKKTEGGQIRYVVLEKMGKAQIKSVPNAQVIETLAATGAA is encoded by the coding sequence ATGAAAACACTTGAAGTTGATCTTGGTAACCGCAGCTATCCCATCCATATTGGTACTGACTTAATTGATCAGCCTGCACTCTTTAACGCTTGTGAAAAATCAACCTCGATTTACATCGTGACCAATACAACTGTTGCCCCCTTGTACGCGCAACGCCTTACTAAAACTTTAGAGACCTTTGGCAAACCAGTACGAACGATTGTTCTGCCTGATGGTGAGTCTTATAAAGACTGGAAAAATCTCCAACTCATTTTTGATGACCTACTAAAGTTTGGCGCCGATCGCCAAACGATGTTGGTAGCTCTGGGTGGTGGCGTTATTGGCGATATGACTGGCTTTGCGGCTGCTAGCTTCATGCGTGGCATTCGTTTTATTCAAGTGCCCACAACACTTTTAGCCCAAGTAGATTCTTCTGTTGGTGGAAAAACTGGCATCAACCATCCTCTAGGCAAAAACATGATTGGCGCCTTTCATCAACCCGCTGCTGTGATTGCAGATCTCAACACCCTCAAGACATTACCCCCACGTGAGCTCTCCGCAGGTCTTGCAGAAGTAGTCAAGCATGGCGCCATTGCTGATGAGCAATTTTTGGATTGGATCGAAGCTAACTCAAAAACATTGCTGGCCTGCGATACCGATGCGATGGGACATGCCGTATTGCGTTCTTGCGAAATTAAATCCGCAGTCGTTTCTGCTGATGAGAGAGAAGGCGGTATCCGGGCTACCCTGAATTTTGGCCATACCTTTGGCCACGCGATTGAAGCTGGCATGGGTTATGGTGAATGGTTGCATGGTGAAGCTGTTGGCTGTGGCATGGTGCTTGGTGCAGATTTATCTTGCAGACTGAATTTCATTAGCAAGGCGGAAGTTGAGCGTCTTACGAAGATTATTCAGTCGATGAATCTTCCGATCACCCCACCAAAATTTGGTGCCGAGCGCTACATGGAGCTCATGCAAGTGGATAAAAAAACAGAGGGTGGTCAGATCCGCTACGTTGTTTTAGAAAAAATGGGTAAGGCCCAAATCAAGAGCGTGCCAAACGCTCAGGTGATTGAGACCTTAGCTGCAACTGGCGCCGCTTAA
- a CDS encoding shikimate kinase has translation MNSATNNIFLIGLMGAGKSTVGKVLAKKLGRRFLDADHVIEERCGVKIPVIFEMEGEEGFRKREAQAIREVTNEKNIVLATGGGAVLLPDNRKALSEQGTVIYLHANPVELWHRTKGGEGRPLLRNGDAKKILENLYAIRDPLYREIADHVIETGKPSVNQLVNTLIMQLELSA, from the coding sequence GTGAACTCTGCGACAAACAATATCTTCCTAATCGGCCTGATGGGTGCCGGTAAGTCGACCGTTGGTAAAGTGCTCGCAAAAAAGTTAGGGCGTCGATTTTTAGATGCCGATCATGTCATTGAAGAGCGGTGTGGCGTAAAAATACCGGTCATCTTTGAGATGGAAGGCGAAGAAGGGTTTCGCAAGCGCGAAGCGCAAGCTATTCGTGAAGTCACCAATGAAAAAAATATCGTTCTCGCTACTGGCGGTGGTGCAGTACTGCTCCCTGACAATCGCAAGGCTTTGAGCGAACAAGGCACTGTCATTTACCTACACGCTAATCCAGTTGAGTTATGGCATCGCACCAAAGGTGGCGAAGGTCGTCCCTTACTTCGTAATGGGGATGCAAAAAAAATTCTAGAAAATTTATATGCAATTCGTGATCCTTTGTATCGCGAGATTGCTGATCATGTAATTGAAACTGGCAAGCCTAGTGTCAATCAACTGGTCAATACCTTAATCATGCAGCTTGAACTTTCCGCTTGA
- a CDS encoding type II and III secretion system protein produces MTIQLKNLILGLSLFVIFLDPSAKGSTTPKQQFEAPISLQFTDIDVAELLQILAKLGSTNFLLSESIKGKITVELHHTPWQTALHSILASRGLRLIRNGDIYWIGPHAEIAAFQKYRREDAALPFGGDHINSPQQILIEARIVEADERFARELGAKLGYQAHSFGGVPDNKIDGNFDLAGAGLNGFNPAAVAATLVSKNASRLLQLELSALESEGQGKILSNPRIMTGDQVKATIEQGTELPYQTTSQNGSKLQFRKANLRLEVLPKIHPDGKISMLVGINKDTIGMKTEQGYAIDTKSLSSEVTVENGGTAIIGGIFQTTEREDEVKVPLLGDIPFIGHLFRHKSKLKDKTELLVFLTPTVLDKH; encoded by the coding sequence ATGACCATTCAACTCAAAAACCTCATCCTAGGGTTAAGTCTATTTGTGATTTTTTTAGATCCATCTGCAAAGGGCTCGACTACACCTAAGCAGCAATTTGAGGCACCCATCAGCTTGCAATTTACCGACATTGATGTGGCCGAACTTTTACAAATTCTTGCCAAGCTAGGTAGTACCAATTTTTTATTAAGTGAGTCCATTAAAGGCAAGATCACAGTCGAACTTCACCATACTCCTTGGCAAACTGCTCTGCACTCCATTTTGGCTAGCAGAGGTTTGCGCTTAATCAGAAATGGAGATATTTATTGGATTGGTCCACACGCAGAAATTGCAGCATTTCAGAAATATCGACGCGAAGACGCAGCACTACCTTTTGGTGGAGACCACATCAATAGCCCCCAGCAAATCTTGATTGAAGCCCGTATCGTTGAGGCAGACGAACGGTTCGCCCGAGAACTTGGTGCAAAGCTAGGCTACCAGGCCCACTCTTTTGGTGGAGTTCCAGACAACAAGATAGATGGCAACTTTGATTTAGCTGGCGCAGGCTTAAATGGCTTTAACCCTGCTGCAGTCGCAGCAACCTTAGTTTCCAAAAACGCCAGTCGTCTTTTGCAACTGGAGCTTTCAGCACTCGAATCAGAGGGTCAGGGAAAGATTCTGTCCAACCCACGGATCATGACTGGAGATCAGGTGAAGGCAACGATTGAGCAAGGTACTGAACTACCCTATCAAACCACATCACAAAATGGCAGTAAATTGCAGTTCAGAAAAGCCAACCTGCGCTTAGAGGTTCTACCTAAAATTCATCCAGATGGAAAGATCTCGATGTTGGTTGGCATCAACAAAGACACTATTGGCATGAAAACAGAGCAAGGGTATGCAATCGATACCAAAAGCTTGAGTTCAGAAGTCACCGTTGAAAATGGTGGGACTGCAATTATTGGCGGAATCTTCCAAACCACCGAAAGAGAGGATGAGGTCAAGGTACCGTTATTGGGGGATATCCCCTTTATTGGCCACTTATTTCGCCATAAATCCAAATTAAAAGATAAAACTGAACTCCTGGTCTTCCTAACTCCTACCGTTCTAGATAAACACTAA